The genome window AAGCCCTTGTACATGTGCCCTACGCCCCAGCTTGCCtatgctgtgccccatggcCACCCCCTGCAGTGCTCCTCCCAAGCCTGTGCCATGGCCCATGGCACACCCCTCTCCAGTCTCCCCCAGGCTCATGCAGTACCCCATGGCATATCCCCCTGCAGTGCTCCCAAGTCCCTACACCTTGCTCCATGGCACGGCATGGCTTGGCCCCCAACCCCATTGCATACCCCACACCTACCCCCCTACCTTGCCCCATGAcaccccccagcagcaccccccACTCAGGTTCTGCGTCCTGCTCACCAGTGTAGTGCCCACCCTGCAAGCTGCCGTGGTGGTTGCAGACCGCGTACAGGTCGTAGAGGGAGTCACGGGGGCAGCCTGGGGGCAGGCGGGGGGGGCCCTGCCAGGCCCAGCGCCCCAACAGCTGCCCACCAGCTTGGCCCCGCTGTGCCACGTGAGGGGCCATGTCGAGACCCCGCAGGGGGAACCTCACCAGTGTGGTGAGCTTGTGCCGGTGCTCAGCCACCTGGCGAAAGCGCTTGAGGTGGATGATGAGGATGTCGGGCAGTGTCCAAAGGCTCAGCTTCACCATGCCCTGCTGGGGCACCTTGCAGTGCGGGCAGCGCCAGGCGTCATCCGGGGCCAGCTGGAGACACCCCATGCCATGGtcacctccctccccagcagccccagcacagcaaacCCTGACAGCCACCGTGCAGTGGGCAGAGCTTGGCCTCGGGGGGGCTCtgctgggtgcaggcagagTGCAGGCAGTGTGCAGGAAGGGTGCCTGCTGCCTGTGTGGCTGGTGGGATGCCCGGTACCTGCTCCTCCTTGGTGTAGAGCTGGAAGCATTCATCCAgtgtgcagctgtgctgctgcccatgcGCTTGCTGCTGCAGCCGCACACTCTCCGCATCCTGCACCACCTCCTCCTGGAGGTTGCCGAaaaggctgggggggggcagtgaCATGACAGCGGAGGGGGGTCAGGGAGGGTGAGCCCAGTGCTGGGATGCTTCACCCCTCTGGGTGCAAGGCACTCACCGCTCTTTGGTGCTCACATCCCACTCCACCGTCAGCTTCACATGGGGAGGGCCACCTGCCCCActcagctgcagggctctgggggtGAGGATGAGGCAAGATGCCCCCAAAACCCTTGTCTCTGTGGGGCCATCCCCTCTGCACCCCACAGTGGCAGGCAGGGATGGCCACTACCTCCCCATTTAACACCCGCAACGgagacacagggatggggacctAGTGCCTGAGGAGAAAGGTGGCCACCACTGCAGCCACCCATGCTGACACTGTGGCCAGCCACAGGGACACCTTTGGCCATTCATGGTGACAACACAACCATGCAGAGGGACACTATGACTTCCCACAGGGACACTGTGACCATCCATGGTGACACCACTGCACCCCTGGGGAGTGGGTGGATATCCTGGGGACAATCCTGTCCCTGCAGTGCCCTTACCTGTCGACGGCAGGGTGGCAGAGAGGGCGGGGGTCCTGTGGGGACAGGTAGGTGCAGGGGTCTGAGCCCCCGGCCAGGCGGATGCGGAAGAGGGCCCCTGTGCCCTGCAAGGAagagggggctgtggggctgtggggaggcagagccttcctgccctccagcagcagccgggGGAACCATGCTTCGTGaaagaagacacaaaaaaaCTCAGAAATAAGATTTCTTTGGTCCCTGTGGCTGGGCTGGCAAGGGACACAcatggagatggggatgtggggatggaggaTGACCCATCCTGCTGGCCACAGTGTGGCTGGAAGGCAAAGGGCAGCACGGGGACACCAAGGCCCATAGGATGGTGGCACCAGGGTGCTGAGGAGGGTGGCTGGGCTGGCGCAGCTCTGCTGCGGGAGCTGGTTGGCACTGAAGCCACACATGGTGTTGCTGTAGCCACCCATGGCAACACCACTGGCCACCTGCAGTGACAATGTGACCATCCACAAGGACACCAACAGCCACCGACAGGGACACTGTGGCCACCAATGGTGACACTGGCCACTGTGGTGACAACATGACCACGAACAAGAAGACTGCTGCCACCCATGGTGACACTGTGGCCATGCTCTGTGATGCCTCTGCCTGTCTGCAGTGTGAATATGACCACCCATAGTGAGAGCATGGCCACCCACAGTGACCATGAgccaccagcaccaacaccacaACCACCCCCAGGGTTATCACAACCCACAGTGAccctgcagctgagcacagctccaCCATGATCACCCACAGTGACACCACAGCCATTGATGGGGCCACCACGGCCACATACAGCTGCACCAGGGCGTGTTCTACTACAGCTGCTAGTGGAGACACCATGGCCACCCATGGCTCCATCTCTGCCACAGCTGCAGTGGCAGCGGGTGTCCCCCCCATCACACTCACCTTTGCCTGcacctctccctgcagcagggcccGCAGCTGGGCTAGGAtgctctgctggagctgctcccaggaGACACTCCTCTCTTCCCGCAGCAACAGTGGTGGCCCGAACCTGGGGACAGTGGGGGACACGCAGCTGAGCAGGGACCCCCCAtgccccatcccaccaggggaACAGCGGCAGCGCTGTGCAGGTGAAGTgcgggcagggcaggcaggtaCCTGGCGAGCTGGGGGCCGGTGCCCACTGtgttgcagagcagcagcaggatgcgGCTGCCTGCCCCGCGGTGCAGACAGTCAGAGGAGCGGGCGGCAGCCGGTCCCTGGTGCGGCCCCTCGGGCTGGGCAGCCCCAGGAGAGGAGGGCAGGCTGCACCCTGCAGGCACAGCACATCCTGATGCAGCCCTGCCTCTGCACCCACACCTCCCACCAATCACAGGTCAGAGGTCTTGGCCTTCAATCACTGCAGAGCAtgcctgctcccagccagctACTGGCAGGAGGGTGAGGGGGTGTGAGGGGGTAAATGAGACTCCCACCAATCACAGCAAAGCACCCCTGCTTCCAGCCAATGGAACAAGGCTCCCACCAATCACAGTGGGACACACCTGCCTCCCACCAACCACACCACGAGTGCCAAGACTCCCACCAATCACAGCAGAGAGGGTTCCAACAACCCCAACAGAGTATACCTACCTCCCACCAATCACAGGGTGGAGGGAAAAGGGTTTTCACCAATCACAACAGAGCCCACCTGTCTCCCTCCAACCACAGCTAAAGATATGTTACCCACCAATCCCAGCAGAGACCACTTCCCCCAATCCCACTGGAGTGTAACTGCCTTTGACCAATCACAGCAGACAAGATGCCACTCCCCCACCAATCACAGCACACTCTGAGCCACCGATCACAGAAAGGGGAACGACTGCCTTGTACCAatcccagggatgctcctgcctctcccagcactgcctgaGTTGCTCCCAACCAATCAGAGTGGCAGCTGCAGCCAATCGAGGAGGCCGGCGGTGGTACCTGtgcggcgggcgggggggggctGGAAGGCGTAGAGTGGagccccctccccagcagcacccagctcctCTGCATCACCCAGGGAGCGCAGGAGGCCCTGCGGGGACACCTCGGCCAGGATCACCTGCAGGCAGCACCGGcaccctcagcatccctgcaggggtcctgaccccccccccccagagccgTGCCCTCACCCCATTACCTGCTCTGGAGGGATGCATCCCTCCCGCGCCACCATCCTCCGCAGCTCAGCGACGGTGGCCAACAGGGGCACAGCCAGCCCCACGCGCACGAACCTCCAGCGCTcgcactgcagcaccagggtgACGTTGAGAGCCCTGCGGACACGGCAGGGTTGTGGGCAACACACCTCAGCCACCACGCTGAGACTGCTCAGCACTGAGGCTGCACCAGCACTGCTTGGGACCACACCGGGACCACCTCACCCCAGTACAGTGGCTCTGACCCTGGGATAGTAAACACCCACTAGACACAGCTCCTGCAATGGTGCTGTCAcccatccccagtgctgccGCCACCTCCCCCAGGCAAGCCAATTACTTGGAGCACCCCAGCACCAGTGGTTGTGCCTCTTGCCGCACTGGTGAGTGGCTGGGGATGTGCAAGGCCAAGCTCACCTGGTCTGGCGCAGTGGGATGGGCAGGGAGATGCACAGGAAGGGGTCGAAGGTGTTGCTCTGCTTCAGGCAGTGCGGGCATGTCAGGGAGGACCTGTGAAACACAGCCAAGCTGCAACACCAGCACTGGCATGGCACCCCTGGCATCCCCACCTACCCTCGGGCTGCAGCACCCTGCCATGGTACTCGCCTGCCCCATCCAACAATTTGCTCACTCTGAAACCTAACAAGGCCATCCACAGTAATTGGCACTAGAGAAGCCAGAGTGAAATCGCAAGATCTCCTACTTCCCATGCATGGCTATGTCACCAGAACACCCTGTCTTACACCTACTGTAttcccaagttcttctccattCACCATCCAGTCTGTAATAGACCTTGCCCCTGGCCTGGCAGAACTTGATGAGGTTCATGTGGGCAAAGTCCTCCAGCCCATCCAGGCCACTCTGATGGTATCCCCTCCCTCTAGTGATCAATGGTGTCACTCACCACAGTGTCACCTGCCAACATGCTGAGGCTGCACCCAATCCCCctgtgtcactgacaaaggtACTGGTCCCAGTATGGACCTTTGAAGGATACCATGCCTTACTGGGTTGCTCTACCACCaagccagcagcactgacacaggACAACCAGGGCATGCCCTGCCCATGCCctacctgcagctctgcctgacACCAAGGCTGAGCCCTGCCAGGTTGGCATCCACCCTGCTTTCACCAGCATACTGCTATCGGGGTGAAAACTCAGGTGTCCCAACAAAAGCCATCTTGTGGTGACTCTCCCCACCCTGGGGTGCTGATAACCAAGAAAATGGCTCAAAGCTTCATTAGGGCCAAGGCGAGGCAGGCAATGGGGTCTCCAAAGCAGGGAGTAGGAAATGCCCTGGGAAGGTGGGTAGCAGGACCGGGGGCTGATAATGGACATGGTTGACATCACCCTCTGTGCCCTCACTCTCAAAGACCAGGCATCCACACACACATCAAAACATGCTCCAGGGATTCCTGAGCTGGCACAACCCCCAGGACATGAGGGctgtgatgggagcagggagcaggcaggacaCTGCCGTGCACTGTCATGGGGATTTGGCCTCCCACCATCCCTGAGTCTTTTCTGGTACTCACAGAAATGTTTGCTGGCATTGAAGAGGATTAAGAAATGTCCCAAATTCCTTCACCTGCTGTAAGACCTGGAGGGAAGCAGCTCCCAAACCCGGGGTTGGATGGGCTGCCTGGCTGGCTGCATGGATGCATGGAAGGATGATGGGTGGATGGGTGGATGGttggctggctggctggctggtaggaaggggggggtgggtgggtgggtggatggatggaaggaagggtgggtggatggatgatggatgggtggatggatggatggatggatggatggaaggaagggtgggtggatggatggaaggaaggggtgggtggatggatggatggatggatggatgggtggatggatgcatagatgcatgcatgcatggatggatgggcagatggatggatggaaggatgggTGGATgaatgcatgcatgcatgcatggatggatggaacctctctgcagggctgagctctcCCTGGTTCATCCCTTCCCTGGACACCTGTCTGCAAAGCCCCTCCAGTGCTGCACAGGGCTGCAAGATGGTAAAGCCCTGGCTAGGCAGGATCCAGCCCTCACAACTCACCTGTACTGAGCTTGGAAGTGGCTCTGCACAAAGCTCTgcccatggggatgctgggtgGCTGGTGAGGAGCTGTCGGCACCACTCCCATCCTCACTAGGCTGCAGAGGCAAGAGACAAGCAGGTGAGTGAGGTGCTGGGGTGACCCCACACCCTTTAGGGGTTGGGGACACGTGCCAGTTAACCAAACCCAGCTTTGGTGTCCCCATGGCTTGAGGATGAGCTGAAGATGATGCTGAAGCGATGTGTGCCTGGCACCCGCACTGCTGTCCTCTCCATGCTCCCTGCATGTCTTCTCCTAGGGAAACCCTGAGATACGTCCCATCCACCAGCCAgccgggggggagggggaacaCACTGAGGGTTCACCCCGTGCCCCAGCACCTCCACTGGGGAAAAGCTTGAGCGGGGAGGAAGTTGGTTCCCACTAACAGCCCCTCCCAAGGAGCACTGGCACACAAGGGCACACCgagcagggcaggcaggctCAGCAGTGAGGGGTCCACAGCACCCTGGCACCTACTGTGCTGGCAAAAGCATCCATGGGTGCTGAGAGCAGCTGGGAAACTGGGGCATGCAGGGGTGAGATCCTGAGATGGGGCAGTGGGCaggtgtctgtgtgtctgtctgcacGTCCATGTGTtcgtgtgtgtgtctgtgtgcaagAGGAGCCCTGGAGCGGGTGTGCATGTTCCTGCCCAGGCCTTCCCCAAGGCAAATGTGACCCGAAGCAAATGAACCACATGCAAATTCCCAGGGTCCCGGAGCCGACAACAGCCCCCAAGGTGCAGTGCCCCCCAGAAATGGCCCCTGGCACAGCACCCAACACggcacccagcacagcacccagcacccagcacagcacccagcacagcacccagcacagcccagatGCTGCCTCGTGGTGAGTGAGGAGCTGCAAAGGGGGAGCCCTCTCCATGCCCCCTGCTTGGTGCAcgaggaaactgaggcacaggctctgctctccctgtcCTTCACAGGGACTGATATGGAGGATGGTGCTGGCAGAGTTCTGCCACTCGCTCCTAGGGCCAGAACAGGATCTTCTCTCTATCCTAAGGAAAGGCAAGAAACCAGGAAGGGAGGCAGCTGCCTTTGCTGAACTTGGGAGATGGATCCGGCAGGTAAGATGTGCCCCAGGGACCTCAAGAAGAGCCAagtcctctgctctgctccataGGGAAGGGAGACGCTGGGATGTAACCATGTTACACAGCTAAACTTACCTAGTTAAGTGACATCCgcctgcctgcatcctgccatctccctgcctgcatcctgccaTTTCGCTTTCTGCATCCTGCCATTTCCCTGCTCATTTGCTGCCCTGGAAACAGCAGGATGCCCCATCCCCACACAGAGGACAGGAGCCACCAACTTCACCCCCTCCTATGGCCATGCAGAGCTGGATGGCAGAAGAGAAGTTGCAGAAAGGAGCCTGGTCTGGGGTAAGATGGggaggttttgttgttgtggtgAATAAGACTGAAAATCAATGAGGTATTTGGCTGGGAGGTGAACTTTCCTTGTGCCATCTGCTGACACTGGGTCCTGCTGAGCCTGACATATCCTTATGGGTTGCCCGGGGCCAGGGTCCATCTGGTGGAGCAGGAGGGGATCTGGACAGCCTCTGTGCTGCATGTGGCCCTCAAAATCTCCCCCAGACCCAAAGGGATGCCTCCACCTCCAGCCCTCCTGGCAGCCAAGAGAGGTGCCGTGGGTATTGCCACGGCACCACCTGAAATGCCAGCAACCACAGCCGCGGCATGCATTGGCATCTTGAGAGGCTCTGGAGATGGGCACCACATCTGAACTGTGCCACATGGGACAGAGCTGTGCACACACAAGGCTGGAGGCCAGACTTGCACCCCTTGGCCACAGCCACAGTGAGGCCCCAAGCTGGGGGCAGGGAGAATAAAGCTGCTCCCAGGACCACTGTGCCCAACTGGGACAACCCAGTGCTGAGCCGAGCCACTGCGGCAAACCTGGCTGGACAAATCCATCTGCTGCAACAGGCAGCTCCCcggcaggcagggagcaggcagggagcaagcAGGGTGTAGGCAGGGAGCAAGCAGGGTGtaggcagggagcagagagggagcaggcagggtcAGGGCGATGGCATGAGTGCAGATGGATGGAAGACTTAGTTCATCATTGTGCCAGCACCAAAGCCGCCGACCACTGTAATTACAGCAGGCTTAGCTGGTGGCTGGGGGGCCTGGGAGGAGCTGGATCTCCTCCTGATGAGCAACCCCAAGAACCAGGGTGCACATCCAAGCAGTGTTCTCAGCTGGATGGGCTCTATGCTCCCCCAGCACTACAACCACcccacccagccctgcagcaccagcatcccGCCATCCCCCTGGCATcacctgcatccccatcccacaccGGGATCAGGGGGACACCTCCAGCCCTCTCCCTCCCAGGACACCCCTGGTCCCAGACCTGGCACTGACCCCCACCCCATGCCAGGGTGTGAGAACCCCCTGGTGGGGTCACCCACCTCTTCGGAGACACAGGTCTGTGGGGCCAGGGAAGCGGCGCCCAGGTCCTCATGCATGCGGtccagcagccagagcaggaaCTCAAGGGCGTCGTGCTGCGCATTGCCCTGAAACTGGGCGCTGTGCTTGGAGACAATGTTCTGCAAGAGACAGGCCGGGAGGGTGCTGAGCCCGGGTCAGTAACACCCACCCCAAAATCCCACCCCTGCAACAGTGTCTACGCTCGCCCTGGGACAGCAGAGCAGTGAGGACACTGGGACAAGCAGCCAAAAGAACAGCTCCATGGCCCATCACTGTGGTGTGccagctttcagctgctgggaTGCCCCCAGGAGGCAACAGGGCAGACCCCAAAAACGCCCATATGGGCAAGTGCAGCCCATGGGGACACACCAGCAGCACCTGCCCCATGTGCTCTGAAAGCATTAACACAGTGTAACAGCCAAAGGAAGGCAATTCCCAGTGCTGGGATgcccctgcaggcagcagctctcccCCAGGCCCTGCCTGCGCTTGCTGCCCCATCACCAACAGGCAGCTGCCTCCCCTGCCAGGCTCTGCCCCTCCACCCAAAGCCCCGTCAGCTCTCCTCTGCTCACCCCTCTCATCCTTCCCCCCCAGCATTTTGGCTAATTTAGCATTAATTTTGCTATTAGGCAAGAAGCACAATGACCTTGCCTAATGGGATGCACCCCCCTTGCCAGGGGACATGATGGGAAGAACAGGGCTGGGAATGCTAtagaatcacaggctggttttggttgaagggaccttaaagctcattcaatTCCAATCCCttccatgcccagggacaccttccactagagcaggctaCTCTGGGCCATAGGGccaaggatgctgtggggccAAGGCAGTGCCCGAGTGGGATAATGCCCATCGGGTGCCATCAGGCCACCATGGTAGTGCTGAAGCTGGCTCCCTCGCTGAGCCAGCCGAGGCTCCAGGGGCACTTCGTGCCTGTGGTTCAGGTGGCCCTGGGGGAATGTGCCATCAGCCGATGCCAGGGTGCCACCAGCACAGGAGAGCTGTGTCAACAGCTCCCAGGGGAGCAGCCAGGGTGGGTCCCTGACTCCCAAGCCCAGGATGCACGgggatgggggtgcagggagcaCCCTGAAAGGTAGAGCTGAGGATTCCCAAGGCCTCAGCTCCAAGCCTGGTATAGTGGTGGCTGCTCAGAGCCAGGAAAGGACAATTTTAGGAGCTCAGTCCCAAGGCCAGAACTGGGAGGGAGAaacacagagcatccctgtggatTTTAACCAGCTGATAGTTAAAGCCCAACCATCCGTGCTGGGACTGAGACCTCAGACATGGCCAGGAAGCACCCTGAGCCAAGACTCCCTCCAGCCCACCCTTAGTGGCACAAGCATCCTGGTACAAGCAGAGGGAGTGAGGTCACCGCGGGTAGGCTTAAAGCAAAATGAGTCAGACTCtgctctgatttttaaaatcttctttAGGCagatttaagaagaaaaacaacaaggtggaAATTCACAGAAGATGCAGGTAACACCTGGAGAGAGGAAATCCAAAGGGGAGGCTGGAAGTTTGAGGGTTTGTTCGGCTTTGTGCCTAAGGAATGTGCATGTTTGGGAACTGAGAGCATGGAAATGctgcacccagcactgcaagAGCTCATTACTTTGCTACAAGAAACTGAAAGGCAACGAGCTCCCATGGGCAGGTCCCTTGGAAAAGGCAGTGCAGAGCAGCCGGTATCCCAGAaccagcctggctgcaggaaaCCCCAACCCGGGAAAGAGCCTGGCTTCCTGGTGGCTCCTCCAGTCACTTTGCAAACGAAGCAGCAGCTGAATTGCAGCACCAGGTCCCTGCTGAGCTGTCACTGGTGGACACGTGTCCCTCAGCGTAGGGAGCTGCGATGCTGGGTTCAAAGCACTGCCCTGTCCCTATCCCAATGATGGGCACAAGCCTGCAGAGCGCTGGTACATACCCAGCAGGGACATGATGCACTCACCAATGGGGCCTGAGGCCACTGAGTTAGGCTCCTGGAGCACCCTCCTGCCTTGCCCCACCACCACAGCCAGCATCCTGCTTGCCCTTATCGCTCTGAGGGGTTGGAGCTCACCCGGCCAAGGGAGCTCAGAGCTGAAGCGAGAGCACCCCAGGCGGAGCTGGGTGACAACAGCAAGGCTGGGGGCAGCCAATGGAGCAGGGAGAGGTCCATGGGGAAGATGAGGCAAGGGAGTGGGTGCTTTGAGCAGGGGATGCCGGTGGGTCCTGTGAGCTGGGGGTGCTGGCAGGTGTTGGGAGTGGGTGAATGCAGGTGGGTGCCGCTGCTGGGAGGgtgctggaagatgctgatggtGGCAGCCAGTCCTGTGAGCTGGGAGTGCCAGTAGGTGCTGCGGGCTAGTAGGGGCGCTGGTGGGTGCTGGCAGTGCCAGTGGGTGCCGAGAGTGGGGTGATGCTGGCAGGTCCTGTGAGCCGGGCTCCCGCCGGGGTGCGCAGGGCAGAGCCCGAGGCCGCGGAGACGGGCGCGCCGGCGGGGCCGTACCTTGAACTCGGCGGAGAGCTGCGGTGTGTAGTCGCGGGTCCAGAGGGCGCGGACCAGGGCCGCCAGCCGGTGGGTCACCTCGGCGCGGGCCCCGCGGGCGCGGTAGCGGCCCAGAGCCAGGAGCTCGGCGAGCGGCGCGGTGTTGCTGAGGCACTGCACCACCGCGTTCATGAA of Melopsittacus undulatus isolate bMelUnd1 chromosome 11, bMelUnd1.mat.Z, whole genome shotgun sequence contains these proteins:
- the USP43 gene encoding ubiquitin carboxyl-terminal hydrolase 43 isoform X2 codes for the protein MSAARSGTGRRRGGGSPAGRRRQGLRSLGSLAGRLLRTWARLAGGRGPRRAAPEDDEGGFRGGGHGGERRRRRPGEPAAGGGGERPPGAQGLRNLGNTCFMNAVVQCLSNTAPLAELLALGRYRARGARAEVTHRLAALVRALWTRDYTPQLSAEFKNIVSKHSAQFQGNAQHDALEFLLWLLDRMHEDLGAASLAPQTCVSEEPSEDGSGADSSSPATQHPHGQSFVQSHFQAQYRSSLTCPHCLKQSNTFDPFLCISLPIPLRQTRALNVTLVLQCERWRFVRVGLAVPLLATVAELRRMVAREGCIPPEQVILAEVSPQGLLRSLGDAEELGAAGEGAPLYAFQPPPARRTGCSLPSSPGAAQPEGPHQGPAAARSSDCLHRGAGSRILLLLCNTVGTGPQLARFGPPLLLREERSVSWEQLQQSILAQLRALLQGEVQAKGTGALFRIRLAGGSDPCTYLSPQDPRPLCHPAVDRALQLSGAGGPPHVKLTVEWDVSTKERLFGNLQEEVVQDAESVRLQQQAHGQQHSCTLDECFQLYTKEEQLAPDDAWRCPHCKVPQQGMVKLSLWTLPDILIIHLKRFRQVAEHRHKLTTLVRFPLRGLDMAPHVAQRGQAGGQLLGRWAWQGPPRLPPGCPRDSLYDLYAVCNHHGSLQGGHYTAYCCNALDGQWYSYDDSRVEGVPEAEVSTRSAYILFYQRRKAVPTWSAGSSVRGSPLAEHWLSRLDSSTGDTAAAQPSLPGTHHATAAQEKGGFEARPFVRGVQRRSLSAHPPATGGRSLACQERGPGELVSYLESGRRPRCTQRSLLPLGTGGTPRQPLRVPALRRAASAGPEGSLRVPLGSQSRRGTGGLPRAEGDAGDPSLAALVHSRSLASLPLHREGGLRRSASLGRGTGTGTGTGGPPLPAWGPPGATLRRGQQLTGSLQRPAVPESSF
- the USP43 gene encoding ubiquitin carboxyl-terminal hydrolase 43 isoform X1, with the translated sequence MSAARSGTGRRRGGGSPAGRRRQGLRSLGSLAGRLLRTWARLAGGRGPRRAAPEDDEGGFRGGGHGGERRRRRPGEPAAGGGGERPPGAQGLRNLGNTCFMNAVVQCLSNTAPLAELLALGRYRARGARAEVTHRLAALVRALWTRDYTPQLSAEFKNIVSKHSAQFQGNAQHDALEFLLWLLDRMHEDLGAASLAPQTCVSEEPSEDGSGADSSSPATQHPHGQSFVQSHFQAQYRSSLTCPHCLKQSNTFDPFLCISLPIPLRQTRALNVTLVLQCERWRFVRVGLAVPLLATVAELRRMVAREGCIPPEQVILAEVSPQGLLRSLGDAEELGAAGEGAPLYAFQPPPARRTGCSLPSSPGAAQPEGPHQGPAAARSSDCLHRGAGSRILLLLCNTVGTGPQLARFGPPLLLREERSVSWEQLQQSILAQLRALLQGEVQAKGTGALFRIRLAGGSDPCTYLSPQDPRPLCHPAVDRALQLSGAGGPPHVKLTVEWDVSTKERLFGNLQEEVVQDAESVRLQQQAHGQQHSCTLDECFQLYTKEEQLAPDDAWRCPHCKVPQQGMVKLSLWTLPDILIIHLKRFRQVAEHRHKLTTLVRFPLRGLDMAPHVAQRGQAGGQLLGRWAWQGPPRLPPGCPRDSLYDLYAVCNHHGSLQGGHYTAYCCNALDGQWYSYDDSRVEGVPEAEAPRWRSTGCPAWTAAQGTLQLPSPPCRAPTMPLLPRRKEASRPGPLCGACSAAALAPIPLPLAAGPSRARSGARESSCPTWSPGAGLAARSARCSRSAQGAPPASPCACPRCGERPAPVPRGPCVCPSEARAGGARGGCRGQRGMRVTPAWQPWCTRGAWPACPCTGREACGARPRWAGARARARARGGLPCPPGVPLGPRCGAGSSSQAPCSARQCPSPASEPWPVGLPPWGLPGWGCLNTRASEPGDPKQRSR